The DNA sequence ACACCCATTTGTGCAATAGACGATGACATATTAATGATGGAGCCTTTTTTCTCATTCATCATATGTTTAACAGCATACTTCGACATCAAATATACACCGTTTACATTAACGTTCATAACCTGATTCCATGTATCACACGCAATATTATCCATTCTACCGACACTACTGATACCAGCATTATTAAACAAGACATCTATCTTCCTATATTTTTTTATTACTAAATTTACAAATTTTTGCACTTCTGCTTCCTGTGTTATATCTACCTGGTAAAAACCTGCTTCTCCATTTTGTTCTTTAATTTTATTCATTGTTTCCTTACCATTATTTTCATCAATATCGACAAGTATAACGACAGCTCCCTCTTTCGCAAATAATAAAGCTGTTTCTCTTCCGATTCCGGACCCGGAACCAGTTATAACAGTCACCATATTTTTTAACCGCAAAACAGTATCCTCCTTTTTTTGTATACTTTACAGTTTCTCTTCAACATTTGATTTTCTGTTAAATAACTTCAGAATCAACGGCATTAATAATGTAATAATTGCTAAGACTATTAACGTTCCAGAAATAGGTCTTGTGAATACCGAGAAAAAATTACCATCCGTTAATGCCAATGTTCTTCTTAAGTTTGATTCCATCATCGGGCCCAAAATCAACGCTAAAATTACCGGGGAAGCAGAAAATCCATATTTCAACATAAAATAACCAATAATCCCTGAAACAAGCATTACATAAACATCAAACATATTATTATTGATTGAGTAAGAACCAATAGCACATAATACCAAAATAACTGGCATTAATATCGTTTTTGGGATGTTTAATACTTTAATAAATAGGCGCACACCTACTAAACCTAATAGAATAATAGTTAAATTAGCTAGGATCATTCCAATAAATAAGGAATAAACCATTTCACCATTTTGTTGGAATAACTGTGGCCCCGGCTGCAAACCTTGAACCATTAAAGCTCCCAACATAACGGCTGTAACCGCATCACCAGGAATTCCTAATGTAAGCAACGGAATCATTGCACCACCTGTTGATCCATTGTTTGCAGCTTCAGGAGATACAACCCCTTCCAGATTCCCTTCTTTAAACTCTTTTTTATGTTTAGTGACATTTGAGGTAACATTATAAGCAACGAAAGCACCAATGTCCCCGCCAGCGCCGGGTATCATTCCAATAAATGCACCAATACCAGCAGAGCGCAATATTGTACCAATAATCGCTTTAAATTCAACCCATTTTAATTTTATTTTTTCTACCTTTTTAATCACATAACCTTTTGAAACGGCTTCTTCCAATGATTGAAATGCTTGAGCGGCAGCGAACAAACCAATCATTACAGGAATGAAATCTATTCCACCTGTTAAATTATAGTTATCAAAAGTAAACCGTGGAAAACCATTGATTGGGTCCGTACCTATGGTAGCAATTATAAGACCAATAAACCCGACTATTAATCCTTTAACTAAAGATTTTCCTGCAACACTAGTTATAACTGCTAAGCCAAATAAAGCCAGTGCAAATGTTTCCTGAGCACTAAAATTCAAAGCAAATTTTGATAATTGGGGGGCTACGAAAATTAAAAGAATAACACTTAATATACCTGCTATCCCAGAAGAAAGTGTTGCAGCTGTAAGAGCTTTATACGCCAACCCTCTTTTTGTCATTTCATACCCGGCAATAGCAGTAGCTGCTGAAGAAGGTGTACCGGGTGTTCTAAGTAAAATAGCTGCAATAGAGCCTCCATAAATACCACCAAAATAAACTCCTATTAGCATTAAAATTCCGGGTAGTGGTTCCATTCCAAATGTAATTGGTAATATTAGAGCAACCCCCATTGTTGCAGTTAAGCCGGGAAGTGCACCAATTGAAACCCCTATAATACAACCTAATATAACTGTTAAAATAGGGCTTATACTAAAAAAATTTCCAATTGCTTGTGTAAATAGTTCCATATTCAGCCACCTTTCTAAAGTAAAAACCCTGTTGGTAAAGGAACATTAAGTAGTTGTTGAAAAAATACAAATAAAAAAAATGCAACCCCTGCTGGTACTGAGACCAAATAAATTACTTTTTTAACGTGATTCATCCAAAGGAGCATAACTAAAAACAAAATCGAGCTTAAATAGAATCCTAGAATTGGAATTAATACTGCATAAATAATAAACAACAATATAAATAATAAAACCTTTTTTGAATTCGGATTAGGCTCTTCATTACTAATAAATACACTTTTACAAAATAAAATTATACCAAGGGCTATAAGCAAAACCGCATAAATTCTGGGCATAAATGCTGGCCCGGTTATTGATCCAGGTACGTCTGGAAAACTTAGAGTATAATAATAAGTTATACCTCCAAATATTATAGTTAATATACTAATTAAAATATTTTGTGGTTTCACAGTATCCACCTCTCTTTAAATAGATAAATCCACATAGGTAATATGCTATAACATACTACCTCAATTCTGGTACGATATACGCTGACTTTCCATCATTAATCAATACATCAACCAGATTTTTTGCAGCAAGCATTGCGATATCCGCCCTTGTTTTATGGGTGGCTGTTCCGATGTGAGGTAAAGCCACAACATTATCCATACTTAATAAAGGATTGTCTGGAGAAGTAGGTTCTTGATCAAAAACATCTAATCCAGCTGCTGCAATTTCCCTTTCCCAAAGCGCTTGTACCAGTGCATTCTCGTTAACAGTTTGCCCCCTGGAAATATTGATAAATATTCCTGTTTTTTTCATCAATTTAAAGTGTTCAAATGTAAAGTAGTGTTTTGTTTGTTCATTTAATGGTAGTAGAAGCAATACAAAATCAGATTCTTTGAGTAAACCTTCCAAATTTTTATATGTAACCCCTATTTCATCTTCCAATTCTAAATTTTGTTTCCGATTATGGTATAGAACATCCATATTAAAACCTGCAATTGCTCGGCGTGCTACTACCTGTCCAATTCTACCCATACCAATAATTCCGAGTGTGGTACTATGAACGTTTAATCCAAACAACGGAGTATCATCTCCACCTTTCCAACCCCCATTTTTCACATAATTGTTTAACTCGGGAATTTTTCTGGCAGTAGCGATCATCAATCCAAATGCTAAATCTGCCACAGCATTATCTAACACATAAGGGGTATTTGTTCCGATTACATTTCTTTTCTTCATTTCTTCCAAATTAAAATTGTTGTATCCAACTGACATGTTGCTAACAACTTTTAGATTAGAAGCTGCTTGCAGAAATTCTTGATCGACACTTCCCCCTGCAGTTAAAATGCCTTCAACGTCTTTTATTTCATCATGAAATTGCTCCTTTGATAATTTTTCTCCTTCTTTACTTTTTCGATAATCACAATGTCCTGCAATGTATTCCTCGACTTCTTGAGGAATTGGTTTATTAATATAAACTTTCGGTTTCATGCATAAATGCTCCTTATCCAAGATTTTTATAGTAAATAATATGGAACTACTCTATACGCATTATTATGAGCGTACAGAGCAATTCCAGCTTTAAAGTGTTATTTCGCGATATCTAGTTTCTCTATAAGTGGTTTAAATAATTTACTGCTGTCTTCCATCTGCTTCCCAAAATCCTCACTTCCCTTGGTTACAATACCAAGTCCATTGTTTTTCATAAATTCTTTAAATTTATCTGATTCTGCTGCTTTTAAGAATGCTTCTTCGAGTTCTTTCACAACATCTTCAGGTGTACCTTTGGGTGCAACAACACCTCGCCATGCCCCAACATTTACAGTTTCAACACCAGCTTCCTCTAGCGTTGGAACATCAGGAAGAGCTTCTGAACGTTTATCAGACATAACAGCTAATGTTTTTAATTTACCTGCTTCAACCTGAGTCATTACTTCTCCCGGGCTAACTGTTACAGCTTCGATGTGACCACCTAACAGAGAAGTGATTGATGGAGCTGCACCATCAAATGGTACAAATTCAATATCAATTTCATTTGCATCTGCAAAAGCTTCAGCTGACAGATGCCAAATAGCTCCAAATCCAGAACCACCCACACGAATTTCTCCAGGATGCTCTTTTGCATAGTCAACGAATTCCTGAACCGTATCATATGGAGCATCAGCGGGAACAGTTATTGCCGACGGATCAAAGTTCAACTGAGCAACCGGATCAAAATCTTCATATGTGAAATCAGCTAACCCTAAATGAGATAGAAAACTTAACTCCACTGTTGCAAATGTCAACGTAAGACCATCTGGCTTAGCGGCAGCGCCTTCAGCCATTCCGACAGCTCCGCCACCGCCTGGTTTATTTACAACACCAATGGATGCATCCAATTCCTTTTCTGCTATTTTAGCAATTGACCTGGCAACCGCGTCAGTACCCCCACCTGCAGCATGTGGTACAATTAGTTCAATAGTACTCCCAGCAAGACTGCTTTCATTCTCAGCACTTGATGCCGAATCCCCGGAACTACAAGCGCTTACAAATGTAAGTAATATAATTAAAAATAGCCCAAATACCTTCTTCATGAAAATTTCCCCTCTCTTATTTATTAATAAATTTAATGCTTATAAAAAAGCAAGTTATTGTTCAAAAATTTAAGTATTCTTTATGTGTCCGCTGATTTTGGATAGCTTATTTGCTAGATCAGTAATTTCAACTGTTGCTTTTTCTTTTTTTCTAGTCCAACTAGATTCCGTCATCGTACAGCTAATTCCATAAACAATTTGGTTACTATAATCGTATATAGGTGCTGCTACACAATAAAATCCCTCTGCACCTTCCTGTTCTTCAATAGCGTATCCGACCTTTTTCGCCTTTAAAATTTGCTTCCATAAATTATCAATATTTTCTACGGTACGTTCAGTCTTTTTTACAAAGTTAATTTCGGAAAATTTGGATTTTAACTCTTCGTAACTAAAATCTATTAGCTGAATCTTTCCAATTGCTGAAGCATAAGCTGGAAAACGCGTTCCCGGATCTGTAACAAGCTTTACAGGTGAACTACCTTCCTCTCTTCCTATATAAAACACCTCACCACCAATAAGTTTTCCTAATTGAATATGTTCATCAATAATTTTTATTGTTTCTTTCGCTTCCTTTGAGAACGCTTCCAAAATATTAAATTGATTTAAGTACGTTGATCCCATAAATCCTAATACAGATCCCAATGCATATGTTTCACTTTTTTCTTTATTAATCCACCCAAGAGTTTCTAATGTATGTAACAGTGAATACATTGAGCTTTTATTAATTCCAAGCTTGTTTGATAAATCTATTAACCTGAGTTGTTTTGGATGATTAGCGATTTGTTCAATTATTAGATTCGCTTTTTCCAATGCTGGAACCCAATACTTTTTCTTTACCACTCTTAACCCCTTTCTTGTTTATTATAATAAACTTAGTTTGTTTTTATAAACTTTTTATCATTGTAACAGAATTCATATAATTGTCAATAATTATAATAAATTTTATCTAGAGAGGTTTATTTTACCATTCCTCATCAGTCAGAACCCCTTCGGTAGAAAAAACAGTAAGCATCAAACGCCTGTCATTTTTCAAAAAACCAAATTTTCTTCCAAAAGGGTCTACCTGGACGTGGTATTCTCATTAGTCTGACAGGATAGTAGGTTTTAGAAAACTTGGTATTCGCCAATTCTTCGTGACGAATGCCCAAGTGGACTTTTGCAGACAGAAACCGAATTATACGTTTCTGTTATAAAGGAAGAGAGATATTGGATATAGTCGTTATTAAAAAGCTAATTGGGAAACACATTGTAAAACGAAGAAAAGAATTAAAATGGACACAACGAAGGTTGGCGGATGAGTCCGGCCTAGATGAAAAAAATATTGACAGATTTGAAAGGGGGAAAATAAATCCATATACGTCTACTTTTATTAAACTTGCCGTAGCACTGGAGTTAGATGTAAATCAAATACTTAAAGATATTCAACAAGAATACAACTCTTCTGACAAACAATAATCCCAGTTTTTCTTTCAACTACATCCTCGACAATTATCCGATTCACAATCTTCCTTACCATCATCTCAGGATCCGCAGAGTTTATTTCCTACTACTACCCCATAAAGGAGCAATCACATGGACAACAAAATATCTGTTGAAGAAATCCTCGAACAAAACGAGCGGCGGATTCATTATCAAATCAAAAAAATGAACATCCGCGATCCGCACAAGGAATACTTTCAGGAAGGCCTAGTCGCACTCTGGAATGCCTATGAAACCTATCAGCCCGACAAAGGCCCCATGGCAACATACTTCAACTATACAATCAGGAACCGACTGATTGACCGCATGCGGAAAGAAAATAAGCATACCGAAATGCAGCGAAAAGCCATTCACGAGCAGCTAATACAAGCCTCCGACGGCAACCATCATTCCGAACAATCCAAAGCGACCATCCCACTGGTCCATACGTACAACTTCCCAATCAATGATCCTGACTTTTGGAAACAAATAAAAACACACCTGACCGAAAATCAATGGAAATGGGTGTATTATCATATTATCGAGGACATGCCCTATAAGGACATTGCCATCACAGAAAATACAACCGTTGATGCGGTAAAAAGCTGGGGGAAACAAGTAAAGAAAAAATTGAAAAGTCCCCAATTCCGCAAAACTATCCATTTGGAAATATCCTCAACAAAATAAAATATCATCTTCACAAGGAGCGAACCCACATGAACTATTTAAAAGAATTGAACGCATTTTATCAGCAAATCATCTTTAATCCACTTTCCGGATCGGCTGTTGCCCTTTGGAACACATTAATGCATTTCAATAATTTATGCGGATGGCAGGAGACTTTTTCAGTCGCCGCCTCCGTCATTGAGTTACAGTCAGGAATCAAAGGAACTTCGTTTAAACGGGCACGAGATGAACTGCAGGAAAAAGGCTATATCCACGTAACATCACGCAGCGGTAACCAGGCTGCAGTTTATCGAATGATTTCGCAATTTAAATTAATGGACCAAAGTACTGTTTGCACGGAGCAAGTGATTATTGCATTCAATTTGTACCACCTTTGCAGTTCTTTTTACCATTGTTTGCGGAGAAGTTTACCATACTTTGCGGAACTGTTTACCATTAAATCCCTCTCAATTCCGGTGATCACAGCCATCGGATTGACAAAGTTGTGCAACTTTTTTGATCCATTTGTGACAAGAGAATGAACCAGTTAATCCACTCACTTAAATAAAACACTATCTTAACCACAGCTTTAGCTGCTTGCCCTTGACCGCCGTGCCACTTCTTAGTGATCGCCGGAAGGGGTCGGGGCCCATAGCCATCAAGCTAACAAAAACGATGCTTTATAAAGCCTATCTTTTTGTTAGTTTTCCGTACCTATTTCTTCGTGTGTTCTAAAATAAGACATGACAAACTAAGCCCTACAAAAAGGACCTTTTAAAATATACGGATATTCAGTTTCACGATCTTATGCTACAGAAGATACACTTTGTTTATAGGCAATATGAAGAATGTCAAACACGGTTTTCTTCTGTTGTTTATGACACTTCCTTCCGTTTATAGATATGCTTTTGTATATTCTTTTGAGCACCTTGACAAGATTTTCACCCTCGCTGATTACCGTTTGCGAAACGGTCAGACTTTCTTTTGCGATATCAATAGATTTGTATTCACTTACCTCCATCTGATACTGCTGATAGAGCATTCTTCGACACTGAAAGGCAACGGATGAGCACAAGAGTAGTTGGATGAATGTGCCGTATAAATGGCATTCAAAGCGTTCCTTTTTCATTTTCTTTACCTCTTGTATCTTGAATAATGATTTCCATGTCTTAAAAAGAATTTCTATTTGCCATCTCAAAGAGTACAGTGAGTACATTTCTTCCTTTTTTACCATTCCCTGTGGTATATTGGTGGCAAATATATTCACAGAGATATTTCTCTGAGCGGAAAGGGTGCTTTTTCTTTTCTTCTTTTTTTGACCTAAGTGCTCCTTCCGCTTTTCTTTTTGTTCTTCAGTCAGTTTTGTAACAACGATTCGTGCAATGAGTGGCTTCTTAGCTTCTGCTCCTATCCGCACCTGGGTCAACTCGGTTACTTCCCCTGGTTGTAACGATTCCGTGACCTTGTTTACATTTACCTTTTCCCATTGTCCATCATCATTTTGTTGGTAAAGATTCGTATCGTTTCTTATTCTAGAAACAAAGAAAGCACCTTTTTTGGCAATCATTGATAAATTTTCCTGTGAGAAATAGCCTAAGTCACGCAGACATAAATCGTCCGGTTGAATATCATCCTGAATGGTTTTGGCATAGCTAATGTCACTTTCTTTTCCGTTTTGTATATGAAGGTGACGGAACACTCCTTCGTATAATTCATACTCGAGTTGAACCTTAACCCCCGTACCATTTGGCCCTTCATATCCCGTATAATCAGAAGGAAGATCAAATGAGGAGGAATCCAAAATTCGAATTCTGTTAAACAGATGTCTTTCCACAATAGATTGAGAACCGGACACCTGATTTAACCATAAAGATTTAAAAATCCGTCTCATGAATTCTACTGCCTCCGTATTGAAGCGTTGATTTAATCCTTCCGTTGAAATCTCCAAATCAAAAAATGAGCAAAGTTGTGCACAAAGTTCATTCAGAGTTTTATTCCCAAAAGATTCACCCAAAAAAGAACATAGCTGATAAAAATATTCCGGTTTCAATTTTGTATTTCTTTGCATAAAATCTACTTCTTTTGCCGACTGACGAATTTTTTCGCTGGAAAGTTTACGTTCTATTTCTTGAGCAAAAAACTCTAACTCGTTACTTGCGTTTACTTTAGCAGACATGAAAAAACCTCCCAAAAGTGTGTTCTATCTTTTGGGAGAAATGATAGGAAAAATATGGGTTATGCCCAAGTGATGTGCTTAACTTGATGGCTATGGGGTCGGGGCCCCACCAGCGGAACTTAGAAGTGATTGTCCGTGGTACGCTATTGATGCGAATGAGCCTCAAGGCTTTATTTCTGTCATTCGCCATCAAAACCACTACCACGGACACAAACAAGGTCAAGGGTGGTGGGAATGTTGCTAAACACTACAGCATGTTTTCATTTGGCAATGGTGGGTGCTATGTCTTTCTTCATCACTGGTAAACTCATCCGCAAACGCTGGTACATTCCTCCGCAAAGTGTGGTAAGAAGAACCGCACAACTGGTAAAAATCGTCCGCAATACTCAAATAATTCAGATGAACCTTTCCTATGCCTCTTTCAGTCGAACCCTGTAAGCCACCTATACTTCATTTGCTAACACAACTCTTTTTTGCAACTTACGTTTTTTATGATAGGATATTACTAACCAATATATGGATAAATTGATTAATAATTTTCGAAAGGATGAGAAGATGTCAATCCCAAATAACTTTAGAGCTGATGAGGCGTACTTACTAGGAATGCTTTATGGCAAAGGTGATCTCTTGTTTAATGATACTGGCCATGAAGGCAGAATAGTCCTTAAAATAAAATTCAGAAGGCCAAGTGTTGAAGCTTTAAGATCTGACAACATCAGCGTACCTCAAATGACATCAATACATAATGAACCAATTCAGGTTAGTGTACATCAGGAATTTGTCCAACTTGCAAATGTGGTAGAACGTTTGCTAGGAACACAGGTTACATTAAGGATGCCGAGAACGGGTGGTAGAAGAAGTTCAAATACAAGCTGGGAAATGAAACAGATGAGGTTAGAAACTGATAACATTTCAACAACATCTGGTATTTTAGGAAGATTATTCGATTCAACACAGATTACAAGAGACACTATCAACCACATCCCTCAGTACCTTTTTGATAACAATATTTCCAGGAACAATGTATTATCATTTATCCAAGGTTTTTGTGATGCATGTGGATTGCCACCAAGTGAAGTTTCTTCCTATCGCGGAGGCAATGATCAAAGAGTACAATTGGAACCTAATTGGAAGAGATGGCATGTCCCTCTCGAGGTACTAAGACTATTCCAAGAGAAATTAGGTATCCCTGTTCAATTTATTAATTTTGGACACCCTCAAGTAAGAGGGTTAAGTTCTTATAGAGGTCAAAACCACCAAATTAGAATTTTTCTAAATGCTATTGATGAGCCCATATTCAGACTAGACTTTAAACAAACTGCTTTTCAGGAACTGTTGAACAACTATGGAATACACCCAGATAAAAATAACCGACCATTGTATCCGGATACGGGTGCAATTCACTTTAATATAACAAGAAGTACTAATGATCCTTTTAATGACCCAGATTTACCCGCTGAACTTACTAACATAAAATTAGACGATAGTAGAGGCAGAAATAGAAACCAATTTAATTTACAAATTGCTAAACTATTACAACCAAACTTATTTCCTAATGTTTCAATCAATAAAATATAAGGTGTGATAGTAATGGCTGAAAAGGATTTATATCTACCTATCAAAAAATATTTAGAATATAAATTAAATTTATGTGGATATGATAAAGTTTATGTAGAAGTTACTGGAGAAAAAAATATATCTAATATAATTTACGAAAAATTTGAACACCAATTTTCAGTATTAGATAAAAGATTTTTTCCTGACCTTATAGCATCATTTAAAAACAATGCCAGAAATTACTCAATCACTATAGAAGTAAAAGACGACCCTTTAACAGTAAGAGATTTATTTCAAGCACTTAGTTACGGGAAAATATTAAGAAGTAAAAAGTCATTTTTAATTTCAAACTATAGTTTACCTGACCAAATACGATACTTCTTGGATGATCGACCGGATTTACTTAAATATGGTCATGGCGGGAGATTGTACATTGGTAAAATTGAGAAAAACGAAATATTAGACGGGCACTGGTTCCCAGAAAATCCGTTTTAAAAAAAGTAAAGTACTTCATATGTACTTTACTTTATTTTAATTCCCGACAATAATTTCTTTGTTTTATCATCAAAATTATGATTATTTTTCTTTATAAAAGTTTTAATTCTGTTATGAAACTGTATTCACGTATAGATTAGTTCCTAAGTTTAATTTAATTTCATTTTTCTCTTGTTCTGTTATCTCATAAATAAAATATACGATTTCATCAGCTTCTTTAACTTTTTCACTAATAGATTTCTTTATATTATTCCGATTTTGATTAAAGTAATTAAAATAGTTGTCCATATCATCAATACTCTTTTTTGAATCTAGATTTTTCAAAAATACATAAGGGCTGTACTCATTGAGCAATATTTCATTCAATTTTAAAATACAGTCTACTACTTCAATTAATGTTGATTGTTTGTTAATATTTTTCACTGGTATATTTCCAATATATGGTTTATCCATGTGAATTGTCAACTTTGACCGGTTATTAATAGTATTTTGGAAATAAAAATTTATTAATTCAGAATTCATAATTCCTAACACATATTTATAATTGAAAACTTGTTCAAATTCATTCAATAGAGTTAAATTGTTAACAGTATCTAAAGCAAACCTGCCCTGATTATCATATGTCGCCACAATTCTTTTTGCTACATTTTGTACCATAATTTTTTCACTTTTATCTAGCAACCGAAGATCCGTTTCATTAAAATAGCTTTTATTTATAAATAACTCTGGTTTTTTTGTTTTAAACTGACCAATATCTCTACCCCTGTATGC is a window from the Virgibacillus doumboii genome containing:
- a CDS encoding SDR family NAD(P)-dependent oxidoreductase gives rise to the protein MRLKNMVTVITGSGSGIGRETALLFAKEGAVVILVDIDENNGKETMNKIKEQNGEAGFYQVDITQEAEVQKFVNLVIKKYRKIDVLFNNAGISSVGRMDNIACDTWNQVMNVNVNGVYLMSKYAVKHMMNEKKGSIINMSSSIAQMGVAERTAYAATKGAVLSMTKAMQVDYAKYNIRVNALMPGTIYTPFVEKYIANSENPDAIVESIKKRQLTKKLGKPIDIAYAALYLASDESTFMMGSSFIIDGGLANGK
- a CDS encoding IS4 family transposase, with product MSAKVNASNELEFFAQEIERKLSSEKIRQSAKEVDFMQRNTKLKPEYFYQLCSFLGESFGNKTLNELCAQLCSFFDLEISTEGLNQRFNTEAVEFMRRIFKSLWLNQVSGSQSIVERHLFNRIRILDSSSFDLPSDYTGYEGPNGTGVKVQLEYELYEGVFRHLHIQNGKESDISYAKTIQDDIQPDDLCLRDLGYFSQENLSMIAKKGAFFVSRIRNDTNLYQQNDDGQWEKVNVNKVTESLQPGEVTELTQVRIGAEAKKPLIARIVVTKLTEEQKEKRKEHLGQKKKKRKSTLSAQRNISVNIFATNIPQGMVKKEEMYSLYSLRWQIEILFKTWKSLFKIQEVKKMKKERFECHLYGTFIQLLLCSSVAFQCRRMLYQQYQMEVSEYKSIDIAKESLTVSQTVISEGENLVKVLKRIYKSISINGRKCHKQQKKTVFDILHIAYKQSVSSVA
- a CDS encoding 2-hydroxyacid dehydrogenase, giving the protein MKPKVYINKPIPQEVEEYIAGHCDYRKSKEGEKLSKEQFHDEIKDVEGILTAGGSVDQEFLQAASNLKVVSNMSVGYNNFNLEEMKKRNVIGTNTPYVLDNAVADLAFGLMIATARKIPELNNYVKNGGWKGGDDTPLFGLNVHSTTLGIIGMGRIGQVVARRAIAGFNMDVLYHNRKQNLELEDEIGVTYKNLEGLLKESDFVLLLLPLNEQTKHYFTFEHFKLMKKTGIFINISRGQTVNENALVQALWEREIAAAGLDVFDQEPTSPDNPLLSMDNVVALPHIGTATHKTRADIAMLAAKNLVDVLINDGKSAYIVPELR
- a CDS encoding tripartite tricarboxylate transporter TctB family protein; protein product: MKPQNILISILTIIFGGITYYYTLSFPDVPGSITGPAFMPRIYAVLLIALGIILFCKSVFISNEEPNPNSKKVLLFILLFIIYAVLIPILGFYLSSILFLVMLLWMNHVKKVIYLVSVPAGVAFFLFVFFQQLLNVPLPTGFLL
- a CDS encoding sigma-70 family RNA polymerase sigma factor; its protein translation is MDNKISVEEILEQNERRIHYQIKKMNIRDPHKEYFQEGLVALWNAYETYQPDKGPMATYFNYTIRNRLIDRMRKENKHTEMQRKAIHEQLIQASDGNHHSEQSKATIPLVHTYNFPINDPDFWKQIKTHLTENQWKWVYYHIIEDMPYKDIAITENTTVDAVKSWGKQVKKKLKSPQFRKTIHLEISSTK
- a CDS encoding tripartite tricarboxylate transporter substrate binding protein → MKKVFGLFLIILLTFVSACSSGDSASSAENESSLAGSTIELIVPHAAGGGTDAVARSIAKIAEKELDASIGVVNKPGGGGAVGMAEGAAAKPDGLTLTFATVELSFLSHLGLADFTYEDFDPVAQLNFDPSAITVPADAPYDTVQEFVDYAKEHPGEIRVGGSGFGAIWHLSAEAFADANEIDIEFVPFDGAAPSITSLLGGHIEAVTVSPGEVMTQVEAGKLKTLAVMSDKRSEALPDVPTLEEAGVETVNVGAWRGVVAPKGTPEDVVKELEEAFLKAAESDKFKEFMKNNGLGIVTKGSEDFGKQMEDSSKLFKPLIEKLDIAK
- a CDS encoding tripartite tricarboxylate transporter permease, which translates into the protein MELFTQAIGNFFSISPILTVILGCIIGVSIGALPGLTATMGVALILPITFGMEPLPGILMLIGVYFGGIYGGSIAAILLRTPGTPSSAATAIAGYEMTKRGLAYKALTAATLSSGIAGILSVILLIFVAPQLSKFALNFSAQETFALALFGLAVITSVAGKSLVKGLIVGFIGLIIATIGTDPINGFPRFTFDNYNLTGGIDFIPVMIGLFAAAQAFQSLEEAVSKGYVIKKVEKIKLKWVEFKAIIGTILRSAGIGAFIGMIPGAGGDIGAFVAYNVTSNVTKHKKEFKEGNLEGVVSPEAANNGSTGGAMIPLLTLGIPGDAVTAVMLGALMVQGLQPGPQLFQQNGEMVYSLFIGMILANLTIILLGLVGVRLFIKVLNIPKTILMPVILVLCAIGSYSINNNMFDVYVMLVSGIIGYFMLKYGFSASPVILALILGPMMESNLRRTLALTDGNFFSVFTRPISGTLIVLAIITLLMPLILKLFNRKSNVEEKL
- a CDS encoding helix-turn-helix domain-containing protein, which encodes MDIVVIKKLIGKHIVKRRKELKWTQRRLADESGLDEKNIDRFERGKINPYTSTFIKLAVALELDVNQILKDIQQEYNSSDKQ
- a CDS encoding IclR family transcriptional regulator codes for the protein MVKKKYWVPALEKANLIIEQIANHPKQLRLIDLSNKLGINKSSMYSLLHTLETLGWINKEKSETYALGSVLGFMGSTYLNQFNILEAFSKEAKETIKIIDEHIQLGKLIGGEVFYIGREEGSSPVKLVTDPGTRFPAYASAIGKIQLIDFSYEELKSKFSEINFVKKTERTVENIDNLWKQILKAKKVGYAIEEQEGAEGFYCVAAPIYDYSNQIVYGISCTMTESSWTRKKEKATVEITDLANKLSKISGHIKNT